The proteins below come from a single Kosakonia sp. SMBL-WEM22 genomic window:
- the htpX gene encoding protease HtpX gives MMRIALFLLTNLAVMLVFGLVLSLTGIQSSSVQGLMIMALLFGFGGSFISLLMSKWMALKSVGGEVIEQPANDMQRWLMDTVAQQSRQAGIAMPQVAIYHAPDINAFATGARRDASLVAVSTGLLQNMSRDEAEAVIAHEISHIANGDMVTMTLIQGIVNTFVIFISRIIAQVAAGFLSGDREEGEESNGNPLVYFAVATVLELVFGILASIITMWFSRYREFHADAGSARLVGREKMIAALQRLKTSYEPQEASSMMAFCINGKSKSLSELFMTHPPLDKRIEALRSGAYLK, from the coding sequence ATGATGCGAATCGCGCTCTTCCTGTTGACTAACCTGGCTGTCATGTTGGTGTTCGGCCTTGTGCTTAGCCTGACGGGCATTCAGTCGAGCAGCGTTCAGGGGTTAATGATTATGGCGCTGCTGTTTGGTTTTGGCGGCTCGTTCATCTCACTACTGATGTCGAAATGGATGGCGCTGAAATCCGTGGGTGGTGAAGTGATTGAGCAGCCCGCCAACGATATGCAGCGCTGGCTGATGGATACCGTCGCGCAGCAGTCCCGCCAGGCAGGGATTGCGATGCCGCAGGTGGCGATTTATCACGCGCCAGACATCAACGCCTTCGCCACTGGCGCGCGCCGTGATGCTTCTTTGGTTGCTGTCAGCACTGGTCTGCTGCAAAACATGAGCCGTGATGAAGCCGAAGCGGTTATTGCCCACGAAATCAGCCATATTGCTAACGGTGACATGGTTACCATGACGCTGATTCAGGGGATTGTGAACACCTTCGTTATCTTTATCTCGCGCATTATTGCTCAGGTTGCCGCTGGCTTCCTGAGCGGAGACCGTGAGGAGGGTGAGGAGAGTAACGGCAATCCGCTGGTTTACTTTGCTGTTGCGACGGTACTTGAACTGGTGTTTGGTATTTTAGCGAGCATTATTACTATGTGGTTCTCCCGTTACCGTGAATTCCATGCCGATGCGGGTTCCGCCCGTCTGGTGGGACGCGAGAAGATGATCGCTGCGTTGCAACGGCTGAAAACCAGCTATGAACCGCAGGAAGCGAGCAGCATGATGGCGTTCTGCATCAACGGCAAGTCGAAATCGCTGAGCGAACTCTTTATGACGCACCCGCCGCTGGATAAACGTATTGAAGCCCTGCGTTCCGGTGCATATCTTAAATAA
- the prc gene encoding carboxy terminal-processing peptidase yields MNTLFKRTALAGLLFVTGHALAVENITRADQIPVLKEETQHATVSERVTSRFTRSHYRQFDLDNAFSAKIFTRYLNLLDYSHNVLLASDVEQFSQKKNEIGDELRSGKLDLFYDLYNKAQQRRFERYQYALKVLERPMDFTGNDSFNLDRSKAPWPKDEAELDALWESKVKYDELSLKLTGKDEKEIRETLSRRYKFAIRRLAQTNSEDVFSLAMTAFAREIDPHTNYLSPRNTEQFNTEMSLSLEGIGAVLQGDDDYTVINSMVAGGPAAKSKAISVGDRIVGVGQTGQNMVDVIGWRLDDVVALIKGPKGSKVRLEILPAGKGTKTRIVTLTRERIRLEDRAVKMSVKTVGKEKVGVLDIPGFYVGLTDDVKVQLQKLEKQNVKSVIIDLRANGGGALTEAVSLSGLFIPSGPVVQVRDNNGKVREDSDTDGVVYYKGPLVVLVDRFSASASEIFAAAMQDYGRALIVGEPTFGKGTVQQYRSLNRIYDQMLRPEWPALGSVQYTIQKFYRVNGGSTQRKGVTPDIIMPTGTQVTETGEKFEDNALPWDSINAATFVRAGDLKPFGPELLKKHDERIAKDPEFQYINKDIARFEALKAKRDMVSLNLAQREKENAEDDAIRLSRLNDRFKREGKPLLKKLDDLPKDYQEPDPYLDETVHIALDLAHLEKDQTAAQTTSAK; encoded by the coding sequence ATGAACACTTTGTTTAAGCGCACAGCGTTGGCAGGCCTGTTATTCGTAACAGGCCACGCCCTAGCTGTGGAAAATATCACCCGGGCCGATCAGATCCCGGTATTGAAAGAAGAGACGCAGCACGCGACGGTCAGCGAGCGCGTCACTTCGCGTTTCACGCGTTCGCACTACCGCCAGTTCGATCTGGATAACGCCTTCTCCGCGAAAATATTCACACGCTATCTTAATCTGCTCGATTACAGCCACAACGTCCTGCTGGCCAGCGATGTTGAGCAGTTCTCGCAGAAAAAAAATGAGATAGGGGACGAGCTGCGCAGTGGTAAGTTGGATCTCTTTTACGATCTCTACAACAAAGCCCAGCAGCGTCGTTTTGAACGCTACCAGTACGCCCTAAAAGTACTGGAGCGGCCAATGGACTTCACCGGTAATGACTCGTTTAACCTCGATCGCAGCAAAGCGCCCTGGCCTAAAGATGAGGCCGAGCTGGATGCGCTGTGGGAAAGTAAAGTTAAATATGACGAACTGAGCCTCAAGCTCACCGGTAAGGATGAGAAAGAGATCCGCGAGACGCTCTCTCGTCGCTATAAATTTGCCATCCGCCGTCTGGCGCAAACCAACAGCGAAGATGTCTTTTCGCTAGCGATGACCGCTTTTGCACGTGAAATCGATCCGCATACCAACTATCTGTCACCACGCAATACCGAGCAGTTCAACACCGAAATGAGCCTCTCACTTGAGGGGATTGGCGCGGTACTGCAGGGCGATGATGACTACACGGTGATCAACTCTATGGTTGCTGGTGGTCCGGCGGCGAAGAGTAAAGCGATCAGCGTCGGCGATCGCATCGTTGGTGTCGGTCAAACCGGGCAGAATATGGTCGATGTGATCGGCTGGCGTCTTGACGACGTCGTTGCGCTGATCAAAGGGCCTAAAGGGAGCAAAGTGCGTCTTGAGATCCTGCCTGCGGGCAAGGGGACGAAAACGCGCATTGTTACGTTGACGCGCGAGCGTATACGCCTTGAAGATCGCGCAGTGAAGATGTCGGTTAAAACCGTCGGCAAAGAGAAAGTCGGCGTGCTGGATATTCCTGGCTTTTACGTCGGGCTGACCGATGATGTCAAAGTACAGCTGCAAAAGCTGGAAAAACAGAACGTCAAGAGCGTTATCATCGATCTGCGTGCTAATGGCGGTGGGGCGCTGACGGAAGCGGTATCGCTCTCTGGCCTCTTTATCCCATCCGGCCCGGTGGTGCAGGTGCGCGATAATAACGGCAAAGTGCGTGAAGATAGCGATACTGACGGTGTGGTCTATTACAAAGGTCCATTGGTGGTACTGGTTGACCGTTTCAGCGCCTCGGCATCCGAGATCTTTGCTGCGGCGATGCAGGATTATGGTCGCGCGCTGATTGTTGGTGAACCGACCTTCGGTAAAGGCACCGTGCAGCAGTACCGCTCACTTAACCGTATTTACGATCAGATGTTGCGTCCGGAGTGGCCAGCGCTGGGTTCGGTGCAGTACACCATCCAGAAATTCTATCGTGTGAATGGAGGCAGTACGCAGCGTAAAGGCGTAACGCCAGATATCATCATGCCGACCGGCACACAGGTAACGGAAACAGGGGAAAAATTCGAGGATAACGCACTGCCGTGGGACAGTATTAATGCTGCCACCTTTGTGCGCGCCGGCGATTTGAAACCTTTCGGACCCGAGCTGCTGAAAAAACATGATGAGCGTATCGCCAAAGATCCTGAATTCCAGTACATCAATAAGGATATCGCGCGTTTTGAAGCCCTGAAAGCGAAACGCGATATGGTGTCGCTGAACCTGGCGCAGCGTGAAAAAGAGAACGCCGAGGATGACGCTATTCGTCTCTCGCGCCTCAACGATCGCTTCAAGCGTGAAGGCAAGCCGTTGCTTAAGAAACTGGACGATCTGCCGAAGGATTATCAGGAGCCGGATCCCTATCTTGATGAGACGGTGCATATCGCGCTTGACCTGGCACATCTTGAAAAAGATCAGACCGCAGCGCAAACCACTTCTGCGAAGTAA